A stretch of the Arachis stenosperma cultivar V10309 chromosome 6, arast.V10309.gnm1.PFL2, whole genome shotgun sequence genome encodes the following:
- the LOC130936493 gene encoding protein STRICTOSIDINE SYNTHASE-LIKE 2-like: MKTHAEPHVMTAAVVVTMTVAVVLVAYLCGSSLKGGVDDDEYEAIPIENAVGPESFAFDPRGGGPYTGVSDGRIIKWDPTLNRWLNFALTSSPTRGKDDDEESESEECGGSIEEQKKKEHICGRPLGLCFSNHTGELYVADAYKGLLVVGPHGGTASSLIPSTFTNSLDIDQTTGLVYFTTSSSIYQRRNYISLILSKDRTGRLMKYDPQSKELTLVLNNLAFANGVALSKDGDYILIVETTNCRVLKYWLSTPKAGTLEHFADLPGFPDNIKRSPRGGFWVGIHSRRQRLIQWILSYDWIGKVLVKVPLDITRIYSYLAKLKGSSGIVIRLSEEGDVLEVVEGLVGNSISEVEEKDGVLWVGSIDTPFAGKYKRIVK; the protein is encoded by the exons ATGAAGACACATGCAGAGCCGCACGTTATGACGGCTGCGGTGGTAGTGACCATGACGGTGGCAGTTGTTCTGGTAGCTTATTTGTGTGGTTCGAGCTTGAAAGGCGgggttgatgatgatgagtacGAGGCCATTCCCATTGAAAACGCAGTGGGGCCGGAGAGTTTTGCTTTCGACCCTCGCGGTGGTGGCCCTTACACCGGCGTCTCCGACGGTAGAATAATCAAATGGGACCCTACTCTTAACCGCTGGCTCAACTTTGCCCTCACTTCTTCTCCCACCAG GGGcaaagatgatgatgaagaatctGAATCTGAGGAGTGTGGAGGATCAATTGAGgagcagaagaagaaagaacacATTTGTGGGAGGCCACTTGGTTTATGCTTCAGCAACCACACCGGTGAGCTTTATGTTGCTGATGCATACAAGGGCCTACTTGTTGTTGGGCCTCATGGTGGCACTGCCTCTTCACTCATCCCTTCCACCTTCACCAACAGTTTGGATATTGATCAAACAACTGGGCTAGTCTACTTCACTACCAGCAGTTCAATATACCAAAGAAG GAATTATATATCTTTGATACTAAGCAAGGACAGAACAGGTAGGCTAATGAAATATGACCCACAAAGCAAAGAATTAACACTTGTCCTAAACAATCTGGCATTTGCAAATGGTGTAGCATTAAGCAAAGATGGTGACTATATCTTAATAGTAGAGACTACAAACTGCAGAGTACTCAAGTATTGGCTAAGCACACCAAAGGCTGGAACATTGGAACACTTTGCAGATCTTCCAGGTTTCCCTGACAACATCAAACGTAGTCCAAGAGGGGGATTCTGGGTTGGAATTCACTCAAGAAGACAGAGACTTATACAATGGATTCTGTCATATGATTGGATTGGAAAAGTACTAGTTAAAGTTCCTTTGGACATTACAAGGATATATTCATATTTGGCTAAGTTGAAAGGGAGTAGTGGAATTGTAATTAGGCTAAGTGAGGAGGGTGATGTGTTGGAAGTTGTTGAAGGTTTGGTTGGGAATTCTATTAGTGAGGTGGAGGAAAAAGATGGGGTCTTATGGGTGGGTTCCATAGATACACCCTTTGCTGGAAAGTACAAAAGGATAGTAAAGTGA